A portion of the Granulosicoccus antarcticus IMCC3135 genome contains these proteins:
- a CDS encoding urease subunit beta → MIPGEIITGDGTLTLNDGMQSLTLEVANTGDRPIQVGSHYHFAEANPGLAFDRDAARGFRLDIAAGTAVRFEPGQQREVKLVAIGGARKIIGFRQAVMGDL, encoded by the coding sequence ATGATTCCAGGCGAAATAATCACAGGCGACGGTACGCTTACTCTAAATGATGGAATGCAGAGCCTGACGCTCGAAGTGGCGAACACCGGCGATCGACCAATCCAGGTAGGGAGTCACTATCACTTTGCAGAAGCCAATCCCGGCCTCGCCTTCGACCGCGATGCGGCACGCGGCTTCAGGCTCGATATTGCTGCGGGTACAGCCGTACGTTTCGAGCCCGGACAACAACGCGAAGTAAAACTGGTTGCCATCGGCGGTGCCCGAAAAATAATCGGTTTCCGCCAGGCCGTCATGGGAGATCTGTAA